The following are from one region of the Nymphaea colorata isolate Beijing-Zhang1983 chromosome 7, ASM883128v2, whole genome shotgun sequence genome:
- the LOC116258094 gene encoding probable inactive purple acid phosphatase 27 isoform X6 — MAQKYLRLVLFISFVGLVSFGWAAASGHQPLAKIAIHRTTLALHESASIKVSPVILGLKGEKIDWVRLKFSYPNPTADDWVGVFSPANFSASICNPEVFSWEDEAPFLCTSPIKFQYATYSNPSYTKTGTGSLKLQLINQRADFSFGLFTGGILNPKLVAVSDAITFANPKAPAYPRLAQGRSWNEITVTWTSGYDIKEAVPFVAWGMEGETQTRSPAGTLTFTRNSMCGSPARTVGWRDPGFIHTSFLKDLWPNLAVLSISCSYKYQLGHKLLNGSYVWSQVHHFKAPPYPGQDSLQRVVIFGDMGKAERDGSTKYNDFEYGSLNTTDQLIKDLQNIDMVLHIGDISYADGYLSQWDQFTAQIEPIASTVPYMIANGNHERDWPGSGSFYTGKDSGGECGVLAQTMFYVPAENREKFWYSTDYGMFRFCIADSEHDWRPGTEQYRFIEHCFATADRLKQPWLVFIAHRVLGYSSYFIYALDGSFGEPMGRESLQGLWQKYKVDLAIFGHIHGYERTCPIYENKCMSTEKSHYKGPFNGTINVVAGGGGAIISSFSTLNTSWSLFKDADFGFLKLTALDHSSLLAEYKRSKDDKETMKIRSHMQLGFTSPLDKLPFPCSLYTGP, encoded by the exons ATGGCGCAGAAGTACCTGCGACTGGTGTTATTTATCAGCTTCGTGGGTTTAGTAAGTTTTGGTTGGGCTGCAGCCTCGGGACACCAGCCTCTTGCTAAGATTGCCATTCATAGGACTACTCTTGCGCTACATGAATCTGCCTCCATTAAAGTGTCTCCTGTCATCCTTGGTTTGAAG GGTGAAAAGATCGACTGGGTCCGTTTGAAGTTTAGTTACCCCAATCCAACGGCTGATGATTGGGTGGGGGTATTTTCTCCTGCAAATTTCAG tgcATCAATTTGTAATCCTGAAGTCTTCAGCTGGGAGGATGAAGCTCCATTCTTATGCACTTCACCTATTAAG TTTCAATATGCTACATACTCAAATCCAAGCTACACGAAGACGGGAACTGGATCGTTGAAACTTCAATTGATCAATCAGAGAGCTGACTTTTCATTTGGTTTATTCACAGGAGGAATCTTAAAT CCAAAGCTGGTTGCTGTCTCAGATGCTATAACTTTTGCTAATCCAAAGGCTCCTGCTTATCCACGTTTAGCTCAAGGGAGGTCATGGAACGAA ATAACTGTGACTTGGACTAGTGGTTATGATATCAAGGAGGCAGTTCCTTTTGTTGCTTGGGGAATGGAAGGAGAAACTCAGACAAGATCTCCTGCTGGAACCTTGACATTCACTCGCAATAGCATGTGTG GTTCTCCAGCAAGGACAGTGGGATGGCGTGATCCAGGCTTCATACATACAAGCTTTTTGAAGGACTTGTGGCCTAATCTAGC AGTCCTTTCAATCTCATGCAGTTATAAGTACCAACTGGGTCACAAGTTGCTTAATGGATCATACGTTTGGAGCCAAGTTCATCATTTTAAAGCACCTCCTTATCCTGGACAGGACTCCTTACAACGTGTTGTAATTTTTGGGGATATGGGAAAG GCAGAGCGTGATGGTTCCACTAAATATAATGATTTTGAGTATGGATCTTTGAACACTACAGATCAGCTCATTAAGGACTTGCAGAATATTGACATGGTCTTGCATATTGGTGACATAAGCTATGCTGATGGCTACTTATCACAATGGGATCAGTTTACAGCTCAGATTGAACCAATTGCATCCACTGTACCATATATGATTGCAAA TGGAAATCATGAACGTGATTGGCCAGGGTCCGGCTCATTCTATACTGGAAAAGACTCAGGAGGGGAATGTGGAGTGTTGGCTCAAACTATGTTTTACGTTCCTGCTGAGAACAGGGAAAAGTTTTG GTATTCAACCGATTACGGCATGTTTCGTTTCTGTATAGCTGACTCCGAGCACGATTGGAGGCCAGGGACTGAGCAATATCGATTTATTGAGCACTGTTTTGCAACTGCCGATAGGCTAAAGCAACCGTGGCTAGTTTTCATTGCACATCGTGTTTTAGGGTATTCATCGTACTTCATATATGCACTAGATGGCTCCTTTGGGGAACCTATGGGAAGAGAGAGCCTGCAAGGACTTTGGCAAAAATATAAGGTTGACCTTGCCATCTTTGGTCATATACACGGCTATGAAAGAACGTGCCCTATCTATGAG AATAAATGTATGAGCACAGAAAAGTCTCACTATAAAGGACCATTTAATGGAACCATCAATGTAGTAGCAGGAGGGGGTGGTGCTATCATTTCCAGTTTCAGCACACTCAATACTAGCTGGAGTTTGTTCAAGGATGCGGACTTCGGGTTTCTCAAGTTGACAGCACTTGACCATTCATCTCTGCTTGCTGAGTACAAAAGAAGCAAGGATG ataAGGAAACAATGAAGATCAGGAGCCATATGCAACTCGGATTCACATCACCCTTGGATAAATTGCCTTTTCCTTGTTCTCTATATACTGGTCCTTAG
- the LOC116258094 gene encoding probable inactive purple acid phosphatase 27 isoform X3, producing MDEIFLTSFEESPIRRLHFQNTVPRMAQKYLRLVLFISFVGLVSFGWAAASGHQPLAKIAIHRTTLALHESASIKVSPVILGLKGEKIDWVRLKFSYPNPTADDWVGVFSPANFSASICNPEVFSWEDEAPFLCTSPIKFQYATYSNPSYTKTGTGSLKLQLINQRADFSFGLFTGGILNPKLVAVSDAITFANPKAPAYPRLAQGRSWNEITVTWTSGYDIKEAVPFVAWGMEGETQTRSPAGTLTFTRNSMCGSPARTVGWRDPGFIHTSFLKDLWPNLAVLSISCSYKYQLGHKLLNGSYVWSQVHHFKAPPYPGQDSLQRVVIFGDMGKAERDGSTKYNDFEYGSLNTTDQLIKDLQNIDMVLHIGDISYADGYLSQWDQFTAQIEPIASTVPYMIANGNHERDWPGSGSFYTGKDSGGECGVLAQTMFYVPAENREKFWYSTDYGMFRFCIADSEHDWRPGTEQYRFIEHCFATADRLKQPWLVFIAHRVLGYSSYFIYALDGSFGEPMGRESLQGLWQKYKVDLAIFGHIHGYERTCPIYENKCMSTEKSHYKGPFNGTINVVAGGGGAIISSFSTLNTSWSLFKDADFGFLKLTALDHSSLLAEYKRSKDDKETMKIRSHMQLGFTSPLDKLPFPCSLYTGP from the exons ATGGATGAAATTTTCTTAACCTCCTTTGAAGAAAGCCCCATTCGAAGATTACACTTTCAAAACACG GTTCCACGTATGGCGCAGAAGTACCTGCGACTGGTGTTATTTATCAGCTTCGTGGGTTTAGTAAGTTTTGGTTGGGCTGCAGCCTCGGGACACCAGCCTCTTGCTAAGATTGCCATTCATAGGACTACTCTTGCGCTACATGAATCTGCCTCCATTAAAGTGTCTCCTGTCATCCTTGGTTTGAAG GGTGAAAAGATCGACTGGGTCCGTTTGAAGTTTAGTTACCCCAATCCAACGGCTGATGATTGGGTGGGGGTATTTTCTCCTGCAAATTTCAG tgcATCAATTTGTAATCCTGAAGTCTTCAGCTGGGAGGATGAAGCTCCATTCTTATGCACTTCACCTATTAAG TTTCAATATGCTACATACTCAAATCCAAGCTACACGAAGACGGGAACTGGATCGTTGAAACTTCAATTGATCAATCAGAGAGCTGACTTTTCATTTGGTTTATTCACAGGAGGAATCTTAAAT CCAAAGCTGGTTGCTGTCTCAGATGCTATAACTTTTGCTAATCCAAAGGCTCCTGCTTATCCACGTTTAGCTCAAGGGAGGTCATGGAACGAA ATAACTGTGACTTGGACTAGTGGTTATGATATCAAGGAGGCAGTTCCTTTTGTTGCTTGGGGAATGGAAGGAGAAACTCAGACAAGATCTCCTGCTGGAACCTTGACATTCACTCGCAATAGCATGTGTG GTTCTCCAGCAAGGACAGTGGGATGGCGTGATCCAGGCTTCATACATACAAGCTTTTTGAAGGACTTGTGGCCTAATCTAGC AGTCCTTTCAATCTCATGCAGTTATAAGTACCAACTGGGTCACAAGTTGCTTAATGGATCATACGTTTGGAGCCAAGTTCATCATTTTAAAGCACCTCCTTATCCTGGACAGGACTCCTTACAACGTGTTGTAATTTTTGGGGATATGGGAAAG GCAGAGCGTGATGGTTCCACTAAATATAATGATTTTGAGTATGGATCTTTGAACACTACAGATCAGCTCATTAAGGACTTGCAGAATATTGACATGGTCTTGCATATTGGTGACATAAGCTATGCTGATGGCTACTTATCACAATGGGATCAGTTTACAGCTCAGATTGAACCAATTGCATCCACTGTACCATATATGATTGCAAA TGGAAATCATGAACGTGATTGGCCAGGGTCCGGCTCATTCTATACTGGAAAAGACTCAGGAGGGGAATGTGGAGTGTTGGCTCAAACTATGTTTTACGTTCCTGCTGAGAACAGGGAAAAGTTTTG GTATTCAACCGATTACGGCATGTTTCGTTTCTGTATAGCTGACTCCGAGCACGATTGGAGGCCAGGGACTGAGCAATATCGATTTATTGAGCACTGTTTTGCAACTGCCGATAGGCTAAAGCAACCGTGGCTAGTTTTCATTGCACATCGTGTTTTAGGGTATTCATCGTACTTCATATATGCACTAGATGGCTCCTTTGGGGAACCTATGGGAAGAGAGAGCCTGCAAGGACTTTGGCAAAAATATAAGGTTGACCTTGCCATCTTTGGTCATATACACGGCTATGAAAGAACGTGCCCTATCTATGAG AATAAATGTATGAGCACAGAAAAGTCTCACTATAAAGGACCATTTAATGGAACCATCAATGTAGTAGCAGGAGGGGGTGGTGCTATCATTTCCAGTTTCAGCACACTCAATACTAGCTGGAGTTTGTTCAAGGATGCGGACTTCGGGTTTCTCAAGTTGACAGCACTTGACCATTCATCTCTGCTTGCTGAGTACAAAAGAAGCAAGGATG ataAGGAAACAATGAAGATCAGGAGCCATATGCAACTCGGATTCACATCACCCTTGGATAAATTGCCTTTTCCTTGTTCTCTATATACTGGTCCTTAG
- the LOC116258094 gene encoding probable inactive purple acid phosphatase 27 isoform X4 — protein MTGCETCCFLINIDRWSDGAFTRCFFVPRMAQKYLRLVLFISFVGLVSFGWAAASGHQPLAKIAIHRTTLALHESASIKVSPVILGLKGEKIDWVRLKFSYPNPTADDWVGVFSPANFSASICNPEVFSWEDEAPFLCTSPIKFQYATYSNPSYTKTGTGSLKLQLINQRADFSFGLFTGGILNPKLVAVSDAITFANPKAPAYPRLAQGRSWNEITVTWTSGYDIKEAVPFVAWGMEGETQTRSPAGTLTFTRNSMCGSPARTVGWRDPGFIHTSFLKDLWPNLAYKYQLGHKLLNGSYVWSQVHHFKAPPYPGQDSLQRVVIFGDMGKAERDGSTKYNDFEYGSLNTTDQLIKDLQNIDMVLHIGDISYADGYLSQWDQFTAQIEPIASTVPYMIANGNHERDWPGSGSFYTGKDSGGECGVLAQTMFYVPAENREKFWYSTDYGMFRFCIADSEHDWRPGTEQYRFIEHCFATADRLKQPWLVFIAHRVLGYSSYFIYALDGSFGEPMGRESLQGLWQKYKVDLAIFGHIHGYERTCPIYENKCMSTEKSHYKGPFNGTINVVAGGGGAIISSFSTLNTSWSLFKDADFGFLKLTALDHSSLLAEYKRSKDDKETMKIRSHMQLGFTSPLDKLPFPCSLYTGP, from the exons ATGACAGGCTGTgaaacttgttgtttcttgaTAAATATAGACAGATGGTCTGATGGTGCTTTTACTCGGTGTTTCTTC GTTCCACGTATGGCGCAGAAGTACCTGCGACTGGTGTTATTTATCAGCTTCGTGGGTTTAGTAAGTTTTGGTTGGGCTGCAGCCTCGGGACACCAGCCTCTTGCTAAGATTGCCATTCATAGGACTACTCTTGCGCTACATGAATCTGCCTCCATTAAAGTGTCTCCTGTCATCCTTGGTTTGAAG GGTGAAAAGATCGACTGGGTCCGTTTGAAGTTTAGTTACCCCAATCCAACGGCTGATGATTGGGTGGGGGTATTTTCTCCTGCAAATTTCAG tgcATCAATTTGTAATCCTGAAGTCTTCAGCTGGGAGGATGAAGCTCCATTCTTATGCACTTCACCTATTAAG TTTCAATATGCTACATACTCAAATCCAAGCTACACGAAGACGGGAACTGGATCGTTGAAACTTCAATTGATCAATCAGAGAGCTGACTTTTCATTTGGTTTATTCACAGGAGGAATCTTAAAT CCAAAGCTGGTTGCTGTCTCAGATGCTATAACTTTTGCTAATCCAAAGGCTCCTGCTTATCCACGTTTAGCTCAAGGGAGGTCATGGAACGAA ATAACTGTGACTTGGACTAGTGGTTATGATATCAAGGAGGCAGTTCCTTTTGTTGCTTGGGGAATGGAAGGAGAAACTCAGACAAGATCTCCTGCTGGAACCTTGACATTCACTCGCAATAGCATGTGTG GTTCTCCAGCAAGGACAGTGGGATGGCGTGATCCAGGCTTCATACATACAAGCTTTTTGAAGGACTTGTGGCCTAATCTAGC TTATAAGTACCAACTGGGTCACAAGTTGCTTAATGGATCATACGTTTGGAGCCAAGTTCATCATTTTAAAGCACCTCCTTATCCTGGACAGGACTCCTTACAACGTGTTGTAATTTTTGGGGATATGGGAAAG GCAGAGCGTGATGGTTCCACTAAATATAATGATTTTGAGTATGGATCTTTGAACACTACAGATCAGCTCATTAAGGACTTGCAGAATATTGACATGGTCTTGCATATTGGTGACATAAGCTATGCTGATGGCTACTTATCACAATGGGATCAGTTTACAGCTCAGATTGAACCAATTGCATCCACTGTACCATATATGATTGCAAA TGGAAATCATGAACGTGATTGGCCAGGGTCCGGCTCATTCTATACTGGAAAAGACTCAGGAGGGGAATGTGGAGTGTTGGCTCAAACTATGTTTTACGTTCCTGCTGAGAACAGGGAAAAGTTTTG GTATTCAACCGATTACGGCATGTTTCGTTTCTGTATAGCTGACTCCGAGCACGATTGGAGGCCAGGGACTGAGCAATATCGATTTATTGAGCACTGTTTTGCAACTGCCGATAGGCTAAAGCAACCGTGGCTAGTTTTCATTGCACATCGTGTTTTAGGGTATTCATCGTACTTCATATATGCACTAGATGGCTCCTTTGGGGAACCTATGGGAAGAGAGAGCCTGCAAGGACTTTGGCAAAAATATAAGGTTGACCTTGCCATCTTTGGTCATATACACGGCTATGAAAGAACGTGCCCTATCTATGAG AATAAATGTATGAGCACAGAAAAGTCTCACTATAAAGGACCATTTAATGGAACCATCAATGTAGTAGCAGGAGGGGGTGGTGCTATCATTTCCAGTTTCAGCACACTCAATACTAGCTGGAGTTTGTTCAAGGATGCGGACTTCGGGTTTCTCAAGTTGACAGCACTTGACCATTCATCTCTGCTTGCTGAGTACAAAAGAAGCAAGGATG ataAGGAAACAATGAAGATCAGGAGCCATATGCAACTCGGATTCACATCACCCTTGGATAAATTGCCTTTTCCTTGTTCTCTATATACTGGTCCTTAG
- the LOC116258094 gene encoding probable inactive purple acid phosphatase 1 isoform X5, which produces MTGCETCCFLINIDRWSDGAFTRCFFVPRMAQKYLRLVLFISFVGLVSFGWAAASGHQPLAKIAIHRTTLALHESASIKVSPVILGLKGEKIDWVRLKFSYPNPTADDWVGVFSPANFSASICNPEVFSWEDEAPFLCTSPIKFQYATYSNPSYTKTGTGSLKLQLINQRADFSFGLFTGGILNPKLVAVSDAITFANPKAPAYPRLAQGRSWNEITVTWTSGYDIKEAVPFVAWGMEGETQTRSPAGTLTFTRNSMCGSPARTVGWRDPGFIHTSFLKDLWPNLAYKYQLGHKLLNGSYVWSQVHHFKAPPYPGQDSLQRVVIFGDMGKAERDGSTKYNDFEYGSLNTTDQLIKDLQNIDMVLHIGDISYADGYLSQWDQFTAQIEPIASTVPYMIANGNHERDWPGSGSFYTGKDSGGECGVLAQTMFYVPAENREKFWYSTDYGMFRFCIADSEHDWRPGTEQYRFIEHCFATADRLKQPWLVFIAHRVLGYSSYFIYALDGSFGEPMGRESLQGLWQKYKVDLAIFGHIHGYERTCPIYENKCMSTEKSHYKGPFNGTINVVAGGGGAIISSFSTLNTSWSLFKDADFGFLKLTALDHSSLLAEYKRSKDGRVIDSFTITRDYPEILSCTIDNCPRTTMAQ; this is translated from the exons ATGACAGGCTGTgaaacttgttgtttcttgaTAAATATAGACAGATGGTCTGATGGTGCTTTTACTCGGTGTTTCTTC GTTCCACGTATGGCGCAGAAGTACCTGCGACTGGTGTTATTTATCAGCTTCGTGGGTTTAGTAAGTTTTGGTTGGGCTGCAGCCTCGGGACACCAGCCTCTTGCTAAGATTGCCATTCATAGGACTACTCTTGCGCTACATGAATCTGCCTCCATTAAAGTGTCTCCTGTCATCCTTGGTTTGAAG GGTGAAAAGATCGACTGGGTCCGTTTGAAGTTTAGTTACCCCAATCCAACGGCTGATGATTGGGTGGGGGTATTTTCTCCTGCAAATTTCAG tgcATCAATTTGTAATCCTGAAGTCTTCAGCTGGGAGGATGAAGCTCCATTCTTATGCACTTCACCTATTAAG TTTCAATATGCTACATACTCAAATCCAAGCTACACGAAGACGGGAACTGGATCGTTGAAACTTCAATTGATCAATCAGAGAGCTGACTTTTCATTTGGTTTATTCACAGGAGGAATCTTAAAT CCAAAGCTGGTTGCTGTCTCAGATGCTATAACTTTTGCTAATCCAAAGGCTCCTGCTTATCCACGTTTAGCTCAAGGGAGGTCATGGAACGAA ATAACTGTGACTTGGACTAGTGGTTATGATATCAAGGAGGCAGTTCCTTTTGTTGCTTGGGGAATGGAAGGAGAAACTCAGACAAGATCTCCTGCTGGAACCTTGACATTCACTCGCAATAGCATGTGTG GTTCTCCAGCAAGGACAGTGGGATGGCGTGATCCAGGCTTCATACATACAAGCTTTTTGAAGGACTTGTGGCCTAATCTAGC TTATAAGTACCAACTGGGTCACAAGTTGCTTAATGGATCATACGTTTGGAGCCAAGTTCATCATTTTAAAGCACCTCCTTATCCTGGACAGGACTCCTTACAACGTGTTGTAATTTTTGGGGATATGGGAAAG GCAGAGCGTGATGGTTCCACTAAATATAATGATTTTGAGTATGGATCTTTGAACACTACAGATCAGCTCATTAAGGACTTGCAGAATATTGACATGGTCTTGCATATTGGTGACATAAGCTATGCTGATGGCTACTTATCACAATGGGATCAGTTTACAGCTCAGATTGAACCAATTGCATCCACTGTACCATATATGATTGCAAA TGGAAATCATGAACGTGATTGGCCAGGGTCCGGCTCATTCTATACTGGAAAAGACTCAGGAGGGGAATGTGGAGTGTTGGCTCAAACTATGTTTTACGTTCCTGCTGAGAACAGGGAAAAGTTTTG GTATTCAACCGATTACGGCATGTTTCGTTTCTGTATAGCTGACTCCGAGCACGATTGGAGGCCAGGGACTGAGCAATATCGATTTATTGAGCACTGTTTTGCAACTGCCGATAGGCTAAAGCAACCGTGGCTAGTTTTCATTGCACATCGTGTTTTAGGGTATTCATCGTACTTCATATATGCACTAGATGGCTCCTTTGGGGAACCTATGGGAAGAGAGAGCCTGCAAGGACTTTGGCAAAAATATAAGGTTGACCTTGCCATCTTTGGTCATATACACGGCTATGAAAGAACGTGCCCTATCTATGAG AATAAATGTATGAGCACAGAAAAGTCTCACTATAAAGGACCATTTAATGGAACCATCAATGTAGTAGCAGGAGGGGGTGGTGCTATCATTTCCAGTTTCAGCACACTCAATACTAGCTGGAGTTTGTTCAAGGATGCGGACTTCGGGTTTCTCAAGTTGACAGCACTTGACCATTCATCTCTGCTTGCTGAGTACAAAAGAAGCAAGGATGGTAGGGTTATTGACTCCTTCACAATCACAAGAGACTACCCAGAGATTCTTTCTTGCACCATAGATAATTGCCCAAGAACAACAATGGCTCA ataA
- the LOC116258094 gene encoding probable inactive purple acid phosphatase 27 isoform X1, whose product MTGCETCCFLINIDRWSDGAFTRCFFVPRMAQKYLRLVLFISFVGLVSFGWAAASGHQPLAKIAIHRTTLALHESASIKVSPVILGLKGEKIDWVRLKFSYPNPTADDWVGVFSPANFSASICNPEVFSWEDEAPFLCTSPIKFQYATYSNPSYTKTGTGSLKLQLINQRADFSFGLFTGGILNPKLVAVSDAITFANPKAPAYPRLAQGRSWNEITVTWTSGYDIKEAVPFVAWGMEGETQTRSPAGTLTFTRNSMCGSPARTVGWRDPGFIHTSFLKDLWPNLAVLSISCSYKYQLGHKLLNGSYVWSQVHHFKAPPYPGQDSLQRVVIFGDMGKAERDGSTKYNDFEYGSLNTTDQLIKDLQNIDMVLHIGDISYADGYLSQWDQFTAQIEPIASTVPYMIANGNHERDWPGSGSFYTGKDSGGECGVLAQTMFYVPAENREKFWYSTDYGMFRFCIADSEHDWRPGTEQYRFIEHCFATADRLKQPWLVFIAHRVLGYSSYFIYALDGSFGEPMGRESLQGLWQKYKVDLAIFGHIHGYERTCPIYENKCMSTEKSHYKGPFNGTINVVAGGGGAIISSFSTLNTSWSLFKDADFGFLKLTALDHSSLLAEYKRSKDDKETMKIRSHMQLGFTSPLDKLPFPCSLYTGP is encoded by the exons ATGACAGGCTGTgaaacttgttgtttcttgaTAAATATAGACAGATGGTCTGATGGTGCTTTTACTCGGTGTTTCTTC GTTCCACGTATGGCGCAGAAGTACCTGCGACTGGTGTTATTTATCAGCTTCGTGGGTTTAGTAAGTTTTGGTTGGGCTGCAGCCTCGGGACACCAGCCTCTTGCTAAGATTGCCATTCATAGGACTACTCTTGCGCTACATGAATCTGCCTCCATTAAAGTGTCTCCTGTCATCCTTGGTTTGAAG GGTGAAAAGATCGACTGGGTCCGTTTGAAGTTTAGTTACCCCAATCCAACGGCTGATGATTGGGTGGGGGTATTTTCTCCTGCAAATTTCAG tgcATCAATTTGTAATCCTGAAGTCTTCAGCTGGGAGGATGAAGCTCCATTCTTATGCACTTCACCTATTAAG TTTCAATATGCTACATACTCAAATCCAAGCTACACGAAGACGGGAACTGGATCGTTGAAACTTCAATTGATCAATCAGAGAGCTGACTTTTCATTTGGTTTATTCACAGGAGGAATCTTAAAT CCAAAGCTGGTTGCTGTCTCAGATGCTATAACTTTTGCTAATCCAAAGGCTCCTGCTTATCCACGTTTAGCTCAAGGGAGGTCATGGAACGAA ATAACTGTGACTTGGACTAGTGGTTATGATATCAAGGAGGCAGTTCCTTTTGTTGCTTGGGGAATGGAAGGAGAAACTCAGACAAGATCTCCTGCTGGAACCTTGACATTCACTCGCAATAGCATGTGTG GTTCTCCAGCAAGGACAGTGGGATGGCGTGATCCAGGCTTCATACATACAAGCTTTTTGAAGGACTTGTGGCCTAATCTAGC AGTCCTTTCAATCTCATGCAGTTATAAGTACCAACTGGGTCACAAGTTGCTTAATGGATCATACGTTTGGAGCCAAGTTCATCATTTTAAAGCACCTCCTTATCCTGGACAGGACTCCTTACAACGTGTTGTAATTTTTGGGGATATGGGAAAG GCAGAGCGTGATGGTTCCACTAAATATAATGATTTTGAGTATGGATCTTTGAACACTACAGATCAGCTCATTAAGGACTTGCAGAATATTGACATGGTCTTGCATATTGGTGACATAAGCTATGCTGATGGCTACTTATCACAATGGGATCAGTTTACAGCTCAGATTGAACCAATTGCATCCACTGTACCATATATGATTGCAAA TGGAAATCATGAACGTGATTGGCCAGGGTCCGGCTCATTCTATACTGGAAAAGACTCAGGAGGGGAATGTGGAGTGTTGGCTCAAACTATGTTTTACGTTCCTGCTGAGAACAGGGAAAAGTTTTG GTATTCAACCGATTACGGCATGTTTCGTTTCTGTATAGCTGACTCCGAGCACGATTGGAGGCCAGGGACTGAGCAATATCGATTTATTGAGCACTGTTTTGCAACTGCCGATAGGCTAAAGCAACCGTGGCTAGTTTTCATTGCACATCGTGTTTTAGGGTATTCATCGTACTTCATATATGCACTAGATGGCTCCTTTGGGGAACCTATGGGAAGAGAGAGCCTGCAAGGACTTTGGCAAAAATATAAGGTTGACCTTGCCATCTTTGGTCATATACACGGCTATGAAAGAACGTGCCCTATCTATGAG AATAAATGTATGAGCACAGAAAAGTCTCACTATAAAGGACCATTTAATGGAACCATCAATGTAGTAGCAGGAGGGGGTGGTGCTATCATTTCCAGTTTCAGCACACTCAATACTAGCTGGAGTTTGTTCAAGGATGCGGACTTCGGGTTTCTCAAGTTGACAGCACTTGACCATTCATCTCTGCTTGCTGAGTACAAAAGAAGCAAGGATG ataAGGAAACAATGAAGATCAGGAGCCATATGCAACTCGGATTCACATCACCCTTGGATAAATTGCCTTTTCCTTGTTCTCTATATACTGGTCCTTAG